A window of Macrotis lagotis isolate mMagLag1 chromosome X, bilby.v1.9.chrom.fasta, whole genome shotgun sequence contains these coding sequences:
- the LOC141501513 gene encoding uncharacterized protein LOC141501513 produces the protein MRGSRALRALRALRALLALVLLSYTLLLGALLLAGWTTYLLVLK, from the coding sequence ATGCGGGGGTCGCGGGCGCTGCGGGCGCTGCGGGCGCTGCGGGCGCTGCTGGCCTTGGTGCTGCTCAGCTACACGCTGCTGCTCGGGGCGCTGCTGCTGGCCGGCTGGACCACCTACCTGCTGGTGCTGAAGTGA